One stretch of Candida orthopsilosis Co 90-125, chromosome 3 draft sequence DNA includes these proteins:
- a CDS encoding Rsp5 E3 ubiquitin ligase (NEDD4 family), with the protein MSRNTSAISVKLVAAESLYKRDVFRQPDPFAVITVDGSQTKTTKTAKKTLNPYWNETFTFQASEDSILVIQVFDQKKFKKKDQGFLGVVNVRIGDLIDFGLPNSEETITRDLKKSMENVAISGKIIVVISHSRSSANGSGIRSSNGQRATSNGTASAAPPPATSPSASSSAGPIAATAAAASSSSTAHRQYSSFEDQYGRLPPGWERRTDNFGRTYYVDHNSRTTTWQRPALDQSEAERGNQRQHDTEAERRQHRGRTLPGETPTSPLPQPSNNSVTSGNVTVNATGANTPVNPAAAVSMAASGATTSGLGELPSGWEQRFTNEGRPYFVDHNTRTTTWVDPRRQQYIRTFGANTTIQQQPVSQLGPLPSGWEMRLTNTARVYFVDHNTKTTTWDDPRLPSSLDQNVPQYKRDFRRKVIYFRSQPALRILPGQCHIKVRRDHIFEDSYQEIMRQTPEDLKKRLMIKFDGEEGLDYGGVSREFFFLLSHDMFNPFYCLFEYSSHDNYTLQINPNSSINPEHLNYFKFIGRVVGLGVFHRRFLDAFFVGALYKMMLHKKVVLQDMEGVDAEFYRSLKWILDNDITDILDLTFSTEEEIFGERVEVDLKPDGKNIEVTEENKHEYVELITEWRISKRVEEQFKAFIDGFNELIPQELVNVFDERELELLIGGLAEIDTVDWKKHTDYRGYQESDQVIQWFWKCINEWDSEQKARLLQFTTGTSRIPVNGFKDLQGSDGPRRFTIEKAGEPNQLPKSHTCFNRVDLPPYADYESLKQKLSLAVEETVGFGQE; encoded by the coding sequence ATGTCCAGAAACACGTCGGCAATCAGTGTCAAGTTGGTTGCTGCGGAATCCCTTTACAAAAGGGATGTATTTCGTCAACCTGATCCATTTGCCGTTATTACAGTTGACGGATCACAGACCAAAACTACAAAAACTGCTAAAAAGACACTCAACCCATACTGGAATGAAACGTTTACTTTCCAAGCACTGGAGGATTCTATATTAGTCATACAAGTATTTGATCagaaaaagtttaaaaagaAGGATCAAGGGTTTCTCGGAGTTGTTAATGTTCGAATTGGCGATTTAATTGACTTTGGATTACCAAATTCAGAAGAAACAATTACtagagatttgaaaaaactGATGGAAAATGTTGCCATTAGTGGAAAGATTATTGTCGTTATTTCACATAGTAGATCTCTGGCTAACGGGTCCGGTATTAGATCTTCCAATGGACAAAGAGCTACTTCCAATGGTACCGCTTCTGCAGCCCCCCCACCTGCCACTAGCCCTAGCGCTTCGTCGTCAGCTGGACCTATTGCTGCCACTGCTGCAGCTGCTTCAAGTAGTTCTACAGCTCATAGACAATattcttcatttgaagaCCAATATGGAAGACTACCACCCGGATGGGAAAGAAGAACTGATAATTTTGGAAGAACATATTATGTTGATCATAACTCAAGAACAACTACTTGGCAAAGACCCGCATTGGATCAAAGTGAGGCTGAAAGGGGCAATCAAAGACAACACGATACTGAAGCTGAAAGAAGACAACATCGTGGTAGAACATTACCAGGGGAGACACCAACAAGTCCATTGCCACAACCGTCAAATAATTCCGTAACCAGTGGTAATGTCACTGTCAATGCAACTGGTGCCAATACTCCAGTTAATCCAGCTGCTGCAGTATCTATGGCTGCATCTGGTGCAACTACATCAGGGTTAGGCGAATTACCTTCTGGTTGGGAGCAACGTTTTACAAATGAAGGTAGACCATACTTTGTCGATCATAATACGAGAACGACAACATGGGTTGATCCAAGAAGACAGCAGTATATTCGTACTTTCGGCGCCAACACTActatacaacaacaacctgTCAGTCAATTGGGACCTTTGCCTTCAGGCTGGGAAATGAGATTGACCAATACTGCAAGAGTTTACTTTGTTGATCATAATACAAAGACCACTACTTGGGATGACCCAAGATTGCCATCTTCTTTGGACCAAAATGTACCTCAATATAAGCGTGATTTCAGAAGAAAAGTGATTTACTTCCGCTCGCAACCGGCATTGAGAATTCTTCCTGGTCAATGCCACATCAAGGTTAGAAGAGATCATATATTCGAGGATAGTTATCAAGAAATTATGAGACAAACACCTGAAgacttgaaaaagagaCTAATGATTAAATTCGATGGTGAAGAAGGTCTAGATTATGGTGGAGTGTCTCgtgaattctttttcttgttgtcaCATGATATGTTTAATCCATTTTACTGTTTGTTTGAGTACAGTTCACATGATAACTACACATTGCAAATCAATCCTAATTCAAGTATTAATCCAGAACATTTGAATtacttcaaatttattgGAAGAGTTGTTGGTTTGGGTGTGTTCCACAGACGATTCTTGGACGCATTTTTCGTTGGTGCCTTGTACAAGATGATGCTACACAAAAAAGTTGTTCTTCAAGATATGGAAGGTGTTGATGCGGAATTCTACAGATCTTTAAAATGGATCTTAGATAATGACATCACTGATATATTGGACTTGACATTTAGTACTGAGGAAGAAATATTTGGTGAAAGAGTGGAGGTTGATTTGAAGCCTGATGGAAAGAATATAGAGGTCACTGAGGAGAACAAACATGAATATGTTGAATTGATAACGGAATGGAGGATCTCCAAACGTGTTGAAGAGCAGTTTAAAGCGTTTATTGATGGatttaatgaattgatACCACAAGAATTGGTGAACGTGTTTGATGAAAGggaattggaattgttgattggtgGATTGGCAGAAATTGACACTGTTGACTGGAAGAAACATACTGATTACAGAGGATACCAAGAGCTGGACCAAGTTATACAATGGTTCTGGAAATGTATCAACGAATGGGATTCCGAACAAAAAGCTCGTTTGTTACAATTTACCACTGGTACTTCACGTATACCGGTCAATGGTTTCAAGGATTTGCAAGGTAGTGATGGTCCAAGAAGATTCACAATTGAGAAAGCTGGTGAGCCTAACCAATTGCCCAAGTCACATACATGTTTCAATAGAGTTGATTTGCCACCATATGCTGACTATGAAAGTTTGAAACAGAAGTTATCCTTGGCTGTGGAAGAGACTGTTGGTTTTGGTCAAGAGTAG